GAAAAtcgaagaagaaagttgtttaaattttggtttgcagattcatgacattttaaagttattttaaaaaaattaaactgtagaagagaagagaaatgaaAGCTTTCAATTAGTGCAATCAATGCGAACAGAGAAAACTAAAAGCAATTTTAATAACCCAATgacttgaaataaaattttgaatagtttaatgataaatttataactttttaaaattcaatgaccaaaatatgaatttactaataatttagtgacattaAGTGTAATTTATCCAAAAAGTTATTGGATATCAATTTTAcctgaataaaattaaaatatatgcaatAGAATATAAATTGGCAGGCCATGACATGATATGCTAAACCAACGGTTCAGAGCCAATAATTAAAGTAACAAATTGTTTAGCTTTCCCAAGGTCAAAGGGTGTTGAGTTTTAACTTTTTGTGATTGTACAACACTACTTTTTCACTTTGTTTTTACTCTGTCTCTGCTAAATTatgaaatacaaatatataaaggAAAGAATGATAGATCCACGAAAACAAAACAAAGGCTTtcctctttttattcttttgtccTCTTAATAAAAAGCTTtctgtataaaaaaaaaaaacctagggTTTTGTTTTACAGATTTCGAGGTAATCTCTTCTGGCCAATGCTATTTGTTTGGGAATTTGGGATTGAAGTATTAGAGAAGACTGATTTCCATGTCTTGGGCTGGCCCTGATGATATCTTTCTCTCCACTTCTCTTGCCACCTATCTTGATAGtaatctctctctttttctctgcTTTATATGTACTAATAAGCCAATGCtgttgaattatttgatttttttaaattatgtgctgtatgtatttatttattttttccctttttttcgaAGTGAGCTTTGGGTTTGTTTGATAACACTGTTTGATTCAGTTTATTCCCTGTTTTGTGTACTTTACTGTAATGGGTTATTTCCATTTGTGAAGTTCTGTTCTTTCATGTccttggaatttttttttttttttaacttgagtTTCTTTAAGGAATTTGTTCAAGTAAAAAGGCTTTGTATACTTCACATTTGCTTTTTGAGAAAGACTCCCTTTGTGTTTAAAGTCACGAACTTTGAACTTTTGGTCTTTTGGAAtttcctaaaatgaaaattgccATCTTGGGTACTTGGTTGACTTCTGAAAATTCTAGGTTGCAATTTGGCATTTGTTCCTAATCAAATTTTTGTGATTGAGACATGATAATTCTCTTGCACAAGGTGTTTCACAGTGAGATTTTGACAGCATAAACTATGCACCTATTCCCATCATGCCCTTGAATGTTTTGGTTTTACATTGCAAGAATTGTTTAGTAACTTATCTGTGCTTGAGATCTTTAATGGTTGTAAAACATGCCTCAAGAGATCTATCTATTTTTATAGAGAAACTCCTTGTCCTGCTCAGAGATGGCCGAAAGCTTTTGGGATTATTGCGTTCTTTCGATCAATTTGGTAGCTTGTCCTGATCTTATTCCTTTTGATAAGTTCTTATCTGCTTTCTTTGTTTCctttacattttctttcttcctttttcttccgATTATAATCAGTGATGTCTACCCTTCTATATTTACAGCTAATGTTATTCTAGAAGGAGCTTGTGAGCGAGTTATCGTTGGAGATTTGTACTGTGACATCCCCTTAGGTCTATATGTAATCCGTGGGGAGAATGTTGTCTTAATAGGAGAGCTGGTATGCCGTTTTATGCCATCTTCTTTAACCCTTTTTTCTTTGGTTGTCATGTGGAATTGTTGTCCTACAAtgttattctttttcattataaaTTGCTATTTGCTACACAGGACTTGGAAAAGGAGGAGCTTCCCTCACGTATGAATCCTGTATCGGAAGCCGAGATTAAAAGGGTAAGTGACTTGTTtgaattctcatttgttgcaTATTTTTCCTGTTTGCCATATCTATTTGAGAGAACCCATCTTATGGAACGCTAGGTTGATTATTCCACTTACAAGGGGTTTGGTTTCTTATGTTTCTTTCCTGCCACATATTCCTCATTTTTCGTCTGATTTTGGCtgctaaaattacataaaaaatcacATGCAGAACTATTGAagtgtaattattttttgtaatttgtcAAATAAAACACAACATGAGGCTTTGTCAGACGTCAACAAAATAGATCATGTATCTAGGTttagtaaatatataaaatataaattcctCCTGTTGATGTTCTTTGAACTACATGAATAAATTTATCTCTCTACCCTTTTCCAGGCTCAGAAAGCAGAACGGGAAGCAACAGACCTGAAGGGATCCATGAGGAAAAGAATGGAGTTCCTTGATTTTGATTAATAGATCCTGTCATTTTGTTAGTGTTTCATGCCATCGCAAATATTAGTGCAACTCTGACCCAAGTTTTAAACGAGGGTGGGGATAGGCATGAAAGTTCATACTTCATTTCTGTTGTTGGAGGAAGCTGGAATAAGGAGGAAACTTAACCACTTCGGAAGAGCGTCTCAGCTAAGAGGTTGAGGATAGGAAGTTTATTCTTTTACGTTCTTAAGTAGCAATGAAGATGATTTCCGGATACCTCCATAGAACAGGCAATAACTCTTAAGTGCATTAGCTAGCTACATAAGGTTCTCCAATCAGTTAAAGGATTTTGAACATTGGATGTTTATACCCAAAACTTTCTTTGCTCCCTTTGGTTTAGTTTCTCTTTACTTCCTTCCTAGGCTTCTACAGTTCATTTGTTTGGAAGTTGCTCAAAGTTTCCATGGTTTGTTGCTTTGTGCCACGTTTTCTAATGGCAGTTTCACGTTCATTTTATATGTACCCCTTTTAGCTATGTTTGATGATCATTTGATGCAGAAGTTTCTTCAATTTCTCTTACTCTTAACTTGCCTTCTTAGTTTTGCTGCTCGATAATAGATCATTAGCAAATTTTTCACGGCATGAATTTATCGAACAATATCTTGGTGCAAGGAAAACAGCATTTGATACAAAGCTTAATGCTTTTTTCAGCTGTGGAAAAACTGTAAATTACAGAAGTAGCAATCTAGGGATCAAAAACATGAAAACTTGTTGGCACCAATGAGCTGAGAACAGGAGAAATCAGATGGCAAGTCAATCAGTATTGGTGAGAAAAGAAATGATAGGCTCATAATTCGGAAATGTGGAAACAAGCTCGGAATGTTTTCCGAGCTCAAAGTCTTGAAATTGAAAGGCAGGTGCGCAGGTGCATCCAACGAGGGAATAGTGACACTCAGCATCCCTTGGTTCAGCTTTGGCCGCTCTGCCGTCACTGGAAATATGAAAATCCTTGGTTGGAAATGCACCAAACCAAACATATGGAGGTACCGTATATTGCAACTGCTGATTATCTCCCAGGTCAGGTCCGAGACATGTTAGTTTCAGCTTCCCATCTTTCTCATCCAGCTCTACAATCTGTATCAAATACGCTTAGTTACTCAATCTAGAATCCAATCAAGTTCATCTGCGATGTTTAAGCCATTATTACCGTAAGAGGTTCTCCTAAATAAAAATGCCAGGTCTCTGCACATGGTATTCGATGAAGgcgagacacattcccggatTGTAGCATGAAGTAAATACATGTGCTAACAGGACGATCAACTTTGTCTGCGGTACACAATTAACTGGTAAAATTTTGTTGTTCAGACAAAATATGTTGGAGTTTGACATCCACAGTTTGTTTTAtcacgtaaataaataaaaacatggaGTACAGAATATGTAACATCAGAATTAAAGGAgggaagaaaagagagagagagagagaaggcATTTGGTTATTACAGTGAGGAGGAAGTTGAGATTTGGAGAGGAAGATGGAGATATCTCTGAAAGTTTCGGTATAGAGACCACCTTCAGGGTTGGGCACCAGATTCAACTTGGCTGCAATCTCTGATGCAGAAGCCATGCTTTGCCCTTAATCTTAGATACTGGGACTCTGCTGCTTTAGGGTTTCAGACACCAGTAAGAAACCTGTCTTTTTCTTGGGGGTGAATTTAGCTGCTCCCTATGGTTATAACGTCACTCCTTATGTTTACATTGCATCATCAAATTAAATTCAGGAATTTAGCAAAGTCAAGCCCCACCAAACACCTAAAAGTAGGATTCTTTCTAAAAATTACttgaaactaaatatttatatgtcaattacagaaatatttttctatgtatCAAAATACATTATGTTATTGTAATGCTACTTTtgtctttctatattttaataaatttaataaaaatttagtataTAATAAGATTTGAACTCATTTCTtcctattttataattttttatcacttcaattaaaactttattttgatatgtttatacattttaatattattacacATTTTTTCACTCGCattgtttgtatatatattgataacatctgttaattgagttgatatcacgagtcaattcaatatcaacttAAAAAATGACAATACTATGCTAAATATTTGGAGTGAATTTAATGttcttaatttgatgtatttatctatttaaatttcttttttagaatttaaactaatttttatttcaaattgaatatattacatgtgttattattattagtttcaaattttaagttttaatataaaagaatattatatttcaGGAAATTGTGCTACCATGCATATCTCTTCCAAAGCAACAATTCTTATTTAGAATCGTTGTTGTTCAAAGCAACTATTGTTCAAGAATAGCTATGTCTAGAAACGGTTTCTGTTAGAGCAACTGTCGTCTAGTTTAGTTATTTTAGAACAACTCCTGTTGAAAACAACTAAAGTTTGAAATAACTCATGTTTAGAATAATGACATTTTTCAAGAATAGTTTTGTTTAGCACAACCATTATTTAGAACAACTTATATTTAGAACAATTGTGTTTTTCCGGAAGAGCCATTATTAAGGAACAACTTCTACATTAAGAACAACTATGTTAAGAATAACTCACTTTTGAAACAAGTCAAAATAactatttattcaaaaacaacTCTCATCTAAAAATAATCGTCGTCTTGCATTTCAAGATATATTCCGCAAAAGATGTTTCACATAGTGCTAATTTATCGAATTAGAAGTGGAAGCAACCCCAGAATACAATAAAGTTCTTAGGCTATCTtcactattaaaatatttcggAGAACTTGGCTTAGTAGAACCAATAAGGAGGTAGTTAAGAGTTTATTCTTAACATTTTCTAGCGCGGAGTATTTTTTCTCTCCTTTAAGAAATATAGTGAATTCTTCTTCGCTATTCACCATTACCATCACCAACAAAAACTCTTCATCATCTCATCTTAACCATTAATGTCATTGTAAGTGaaaattattctattattcCTATTAATTACCAACTTTGTAACTCTCAATTTTTTGAgacattataaaaaataaccTTTCACAACTAGTTAAAGAACTTTTAACACTTTAAAATTCGAACTTCCAAAGATCTCTCtaacttattttatttgtttaacttTATCATCAACCACATTTCTCTTTCTTTACCTTATCAATCACCACCTATCATTGCACTCAATGTTACTAGATCTGCTCCAGTCTTCTTCTCTGCCTTCTTTTAAGTACATTCCGTTCACTTATTTGCAACGCTTTCTCTCTCCATAAAAAAACCCTCTAGAGTATTCAAACTTGAATTCTGTCTAGTTTAATCATTTTTCTGTAGTGATGATATGTCACTTTAAGATTGCATTACATTatcacttaaatatttttaaatatataattttttaaataaaaaattgatgtatataattataaaaatttatcaaattataaaattattaacaaattataaatttatcaaaattattaaaatatttttttataatttataaattataccTTTAGAATTCAACACTACAgtgtttttaaagaaatttgatACACAGATATCAAATCAacattgaatttataaattttatagattttatttttatttttattttatttttatagtttaagaaaattataaattgtttttatattttcaattatttataatctttttataatttgtagtctttataaatttataattttcataaatttctaattacatatatttagatccttattaaaattttatataactttaaaaaacaaatgaaagaaaaatttaaattgtttaacaGAATTCAAATTCATGAACTAATctgaacaaaatagaaaaagttaACAGAAAAGTTCTAAAGTTGAGACTCGATTTGCTTTATCCCTTATTTTAGagtataaaataagttttacaACCAAGTTGAATAGGCTTTTATAAGCCTACAACCAACCCGaagatatttatattattaagccaaaatattatcatataatttatgaagcaactttactattttaactcAATCAAACTGCCAAGGAAATGAATCAGGGCACCTGCTCTGAAAACTTCTTACTGCAGAACCTAAACCTCAATGGCTTTGTGCCGTGTTATCAACACTAAGTCTGACCTACTAAAAGTTTCCATAGCTCCTCAAAGAGAAAATGTTTTTGAGTCTGAAGCTGATCATACATACTCTCTTCACTTAACCTTTTATCTCTGAATCACCTTGCCAACAAAGCCTTGCAAAGAGCTCCCCATTCCAGCACCTACAGCTTCTGCCAAATACGTTGCCTGCAATCATCTCTCACTTTATTGAGTCCAATCCCCCTcaaaaaaatagaggaaaagGAATGGAGGGAGAGAATACCTCCTGAATTGTCTTCTTCAAATCAAATGCATCTTTCACGCGATTATCCAAGAACAGCCATGTATCACGAAACTCTGTGAACAAAAATGACTAGTAAACGAAATGCTATCTAAAACATTGCATCTCCACAACAAGGTCACTGATAGAACAAAGATGAACCTGGGGAACTGTCTGTCAGCATGTAAATCTCTGTTGTTGAGTATATCCCTCCAAGGACAGTGCGCTTCACGTACCAATCTAAATCAGAGGCTTCATCACCAGCCGCATGCCAGATTTCATCGACAAGCATTGCCCGCTGCTTAAAACTTGTTGAAACATTCAATGGATGTGCCTACAAAGAATTGAGGAAACATTCGTATTAAAAGATGATGGCTTCAACTAAATAAACTAGTCTattaacaagaaaaaagaaaaaggtataaGAATCAATACTTGGATGCTGAGAGCTTGAGGCCATTTTGATATGTAAGGTGCTTGCATTTCAAGGCGAAACCTTACAAGCTTGTAGATACACTGGCTAGGAATCAAGTCTTGTAATTCCTCGCCAGAGTCAATTCTATCAATAAGCCTTTGTAAGCAGTCATCCATGAAAAACTGcagagaagggaaaaaaatgttTACTTCAAGTCATTGTTGGACAAAGAAAGAGAACACATTGCACGAGCTGAAATTAGCAAAGCTGAGTATGCATCAGACAGTAAGATATTTATAGATACAAATATCAAATGCGTAGAATAATAGGAAACCAGCATCCACCGGTTTCTTGCACTATGTCTAAAGGAGGGAAGAGGTGGAAGGAAAATTTAATTCCTTTCCACCACTTTCTTGGTTCCGTAGAGGGCAGCAAAATGAGTGGATTTGAAGTATTCCTTTCTCTCCAAACCAAATACTTCCACATGTGGAAAGAAAACACTAATTCAACTTAATCAACAAATTTGTTTACAGCTTTACCCATAGTCTCTTTCTTTCCCTCTATTACCCATAAATCATGCCAATTGCAATGGAACGGAAAAGAATTCCTTTCTTCACCTTTTCCCTTCCCTCTATTTTTCTTCCTTCCTACTAAACCTAGTGTTATAGACCAACCTTGAGCAATAAACAAAGTAATAGAACCAAATCAAGAATGCTACAAAGAAGCAACAAAAACTATGTTGCTCAAgcccttcatttttcttgaagggCTAGTGTCCAATACTCATGTCAGACACATGGAAATGCCGACATAACCTCTAAGGATCCTCCTAATACAAAGACAAACATAGAAAAATCTAACCATACCCGTACCAGATACATTCCCTATTCATCGCTCACACCAGAGTTCTAGTAACATAAAACAAAGATATAAACCCTTGCTAGAAAAACAGCCTCCGAAATGTTTTTTAGATTGGATTTGATCAAACCATGGCCCTTAAAcgggagaaaaaaaaaaagaaacatgacAGCATGCAATAAGATAATGATGAGGAAAGTAGCTTTATATCATAAGAAATACAATTAGATTGTCCTTAAACTGCAATTCCCTAACTAAAATTTCCGAATCAGAACCGATAACCATCGCAATCaaagaataaatttgaaaaagtaaatgaataaagGAGTAAAACCAGAGGTTATAAAGATCGAAACTTTGTTTAACCCCAAAAGTACCTCGACAAGGGCAGCTTCTTTTCGGGGGAAAGATCCAACAATGGAAGGAGAAATCCCAACTTCCTTTGCTCCTGCTATCATCGCTTCTTCACTCCATCCCAATCTTAACTGTATTtaaaatgaaccaaaaaaaaaaaatcaatttttaactcTTGaggaaatcataaaaataagaatatagtTTCAAAATAGTAAGAACATAGTGTACGGACGACGTGTCGTAGTGAGGCTTGAAGAACCCGAGCTTGCTCCCCCTGGTACTCAGCTCGCGGATTCTTTCTCTCCTGACGCGGAATATCGCCAGCCGCAGATGATGTTTGGAAACTCGTCGATGAAGATGACGTGGAAGAATCAGCTGGATTAAGGGGACGATTAGGGAACGTTTGAGGTTCCGTTGTAGTGGAGAAACGAGAAGAGGAAACGGCAGTTCTAAGATCAGGGAATCGGAGGAGGCAGCGGCGGCCTCCGCCGGTGTTTTTGGTTAGAAGGATGCGATTCACCACCGTTCGATACATTTACGCTCCGTCGTTCGTCGCCTTTAAGTTGCGGCTCCGAGATTGATTTTTCTtagtattattaattaagttggGGTTGAAGACTGAAGAGGAACTTTTAGTAGCACGTGGATGAATTAAAAGTTCCCAACGTGTCATGGACCCTGTCCACCAAAATAAACCAAGACAAAGGAATGCTCCTATTTTTCAAGATTTCGgatcaaattacaaataaagttgatataatatttaatatattatatcaacGCACGtgttcataattttcataataatccTTTTCTATCCCATTTTGCATTTAACCcacaattaacaactaaaatttattaaaattttaactaatatttttatatttaaaatttatttacatatgaATGATCGTTAACcttaaaaatagatattataataacttttctttcatctattaaattatttaataatgtaattatcaaatacatgaacttcCACCAATGAGGCATAAGTAGTGTCAAGTATTTAGATTTAAGTATTATCACGTGTAAATATTATGCGTGAATTCTCTTTAGATTATTCagagtttaaattttatcatatgtgagttttatttaaatttattatgatttaggtttgaatatattatgattttcaATTCATTATGCATCGTACGAAATTATTCTAATTCTAATTTATTAAAcgtatatatttttgttatctaTACTTATGATTCGCATCTAAAGTTGTTAATAGGTTAGGTCAAGTCGAGCTtcagtttcaaaaaaaaatcctagCTCGAGATAAGGTAGCCCAAAAGAcctattttacttatttaaatttatttattaaaaatattaagattaatattaatataatttttttatatttttattatttaaaaacaatacaATGGATCATGCCATGTCGAGTTGAAAAATATAAACCCAAGTGCAGCCCATAAACACTTTTGTTTGTATCTACAATGAGAC
This genomic stretch from Gossypium raimondii isolate GPD5lz chromosome 6, ASM2569854v1, whole genome shotgun sequence harbors:
- the LOC105773306 gene encoding sm-like protein LSM1B, producing MSWAGPDDIFLSTSLATYLDKKLLVLLRDGRKLLGLLRSFDQFANVILEGACERVIVGDLYCDIPLGLYVIRGENVVLIGELDLEKEELPSRMNPVSEAEIKRAQKAEREATDLKGSMRKRMEFLDFD
- the LOC105773305 gene encoding uncharacterized protein LOC105773305, which codes for MASASEIAAKLNLVPNPEGGLYTETFRDISIFLSKSQLPPHYKVDRPVSTCIYFMLQSGNVSRLHRIPCAETWHFYLGEPLTIVELDEKDGKLKLTCLGPDLGDNQQLQYTVPPYVWFGAFPTKDFHISSDGRAAKAEPRDAECHYSLVGCTCAPAFQFQDFELGKHSELVSTFPNYEPIISFLTNTD
- the LOC105773304 gene encoding uncharacterized protein LOC105773304 — its product is MYRTVVNRILLTKNTGGGRRCLLRFPDLRTAVSSSRFSTTTEPQTFPNRPLNPADSSTSSSSTSFQTSSAAGDIPRQERKNPRAEYQGEQARVLQASLRHVLRLGWSEEAMIAGAKEVGISPSIVGSFPRKEAALVEFFMDDCLQRLIDRIDSGEELQDLIPSQCIYKLVRFRLEMQAPYISKWPQALSIQAHPLNVSTSFKQRAMLVDEIWHAAGDEASDLDWYVKRTVLGGIYSTTEIYMLTDSSPEFRDTWLFLDNRVKDAFDLKKTIQEATYLAEAVGAGMGSSLQGFVGKVIQR